The Triticum aestivum cultivar Chinese Spring chromosome 3A, IWGSC CS RefSeq v2.1, whole genome shotgun sequence genome includes a region encoding these proteins:
- the LOC123062371 gene encoding senescence-induced receptor-like serine/threonine-protein kinase, translating to MPLACKALQKPKSAMAIISSASTKLTWILAPLLVLATTTIRVHGQPSSTTGFISLDCGYRNNTPYTDSSIRGIQHQSDVGFVEGGLTHQIAAVYMAGAPYESQKTLRSFPNGSRNCYTLPSTPGKKLVRAMFTYGDYDGLNRTMDGSPFLFGLHIGANFWEAVNLTNWDPSSTIWKEVLTVAPGDSVSVCLINFGTGTPFVSALELRPLQDSMYPFVNTSVSISYFRRIRFGQTTDFITRYPLDPYDRFWEAWSYTTYPWISLNTSTQVRRLPGDNTFQVPEGILKQASTLDTNYSFLEINVTVGPNLDAKNLQLLPIFHFAEINISNQNRRFNIYSDNDLLFPDFSPSRFQADSMHENGRFLHNPAAIFLLNKTRSSRLPPLINAFEVYSLVRMDNLTTDADDVNYMKEVKKHYNLARINWNGDPCSPRDYSWEGLTCDYSKRNQNPRIVAVDLSNSGLKGGLVISFMNMASLENLDLSHNNLTGAIPDYQIKSLKVLDLSYNQLDGPIPNSILQRSQAGLLDLRLEGNPVCSKVKDTYCSNKKNTKSTMLVAVIVPVVLVSLLVVMCILWKLCWKGKSGDNEDYAMYEEETPLHIDIRRFTYADLKHITNDFKQIVGKGGFGTVYHGTMENGEEVAVKVLMETSIAESTDFLPEVQTLSKVHHKNLVTLQGYCQNTKCLALVYDFMPRGNLQQLLREGDDYGLTWEQRLHIALDSAQGLEYLHESCTPSIVHRDVKTANILLDKNLVGIIADFGLSRAFNDAHTHISTVAAGTLGYLDPEYHATFQLTIKTDVYSFGIVLLEIITGKPPVLMDPHTYHLPNWVRQKIAKGSIQDIVDKRLLDQYDANALQSVVDLAMNCVESAAIDRPSMTEVVSRLKVLLPTTPSQKQYASPSSTKSMNDEMRKQFQLLISGEVNDESSSSFQSGYTSRMTQLVPLSGR from the exons ATGCCTCTCGCCTGCAAGGCCTTGCAAAAACCCAAGAGTGCCATGGCGATCATCAGCTCGGCGAGTACAAAACTGACATGGATCTTGGCACCGCTGCTCGTCCTGGCCACGACGACGATTCGAGTCCATGGCCAGCCTTCTTCTACCACTG GGTTCATAAGCCTCGACTGTGGATACAGAAACAATACTCCCTACACCGACAGCAGCATACGAGGAATACAGCACCAGTCCGACGTTGGATTCGTCGAGGGCGGTTTGACCCACCAAATAGCAGCAGTGTACATGGCTGGTGCCCCATATGAGAGCCAAAAAACCTTGAGGAGCTTCCCCAACGGCTCAAGGAATTGCTACACGCTGCCATCCACCCCTGGTAAAAAGCTGGTGAGGGCCATGTTTACTTACGGCGACTACGACGGGTTGAACCGGACCATGGACGGGTCGCCATTTTTATTTGGGCTCCATATCGGTGCCAATTTCTGGGAGGCGGTAAACTTGACAAATTGGGATCCATCAAGCACAATATGGAAGGAGGTGCTCACCGTTGCTCCGGGCGACTCCGTGTCAGTCTGTCTCATAAACTTCGGTACAGGGACTCCGTTCGTGTCTGCGTTGGAGCTGAGGCCCCTGCAAGATTCAATGTACCCTTTTGTGAATACTTCAGTGTCAATCAGCTACTTTAGACGAATCAGATTTGGTCAAACCACTGACTTCATCACAAG ATATCCATTGGACCCTTACGACCGGTTCTGGGAGGCCTGGTCCTACACCACCTACCCCTGGATCAGCCTAAACACCAGCACTCAAGTGAGGAGGCTACCCGGCGACAACACCTTCCAGGTACCAGAGGGCATCCTAAAGCAGGCCTCGACCCTAGACACAAACTACTCCTTCCTCGAGATCAACGTGACAGTGGGTCCCAACCTGGACGCCAAGAACCTGCAGCTTCTCCCGATCTTCCACTTTGCCGAGATCAACATTAGCAACCAGAACAGGAGGTTCAACATCTACAGCGACAACGACTTGCTGTTTCCAGACTTCTCACCGTCACGATTCCAGGCAGACAGCATGCATGAAAACGGGCGGTTCTTGCACAACCCTGCTGCGATCTTCCTCCTGAACAAGACGCGCAGCTCAAGGCTCCCGCCGCTCATCAATGCATTTGAGGTGTACTCGCTAGTGCGGATGGATAACCTCACCACTGACGCCGACGATG TCAATTACATGAAAGAAGTCAAGAAACACTACAATTTGGCACGAATAAACTGGAATGGAGATCCATGCTCCCCCAGAGACTATTCCTGGGAAGGTTTGACTTGCGACTACTCTAAGAGAAACCAGAATCCGAGGATTGTTGCAGT AGATCTGTCTAATAGTGGACTGAAAGGTGGATTAGTCATATCATTCATGAACATGGCATCACTGGAGAACTT GGATTTATCACACAACAATTTGACAGGAGCTATTCCAGACTACCAAATAAAGTCACTCAAAGTTCT CGATTTGTCATATAACCAGCTCGATGGACCAATACCTAATTCTATTCTTCAAAGATCTCAGGCTGGTCTACTTGACTTAAG GTTAGAAGGCAATCCCGTATGCTCAAAAGTCAAAGATACATACTGTTCAAATAAGAAGAACACCAAATCTACCATGCTCGTCGCAGTGATAGTTCCTGTAGTACTGGTATCCCTCCTAGTAGTGATGTGCATACTCTGGAAATTGTGCTGGAAAG GGAAGTCAGGAGACAATGAGGATTATGCTATGTATGAAGAGGAAACGCCCCTACATATTGATATCAGACGGTTCACATACGCAGACCTGAAACACATAACAAACGACTTCAAACAAATCGTTGGAAAAGGAGGTTTTGGTACTGTTTATCATGGCACAATGGAAAATGGTGAGGAAGTAGCTGTTAAGGTGCTTATGGAGACATCAATAGCAGAGTCAACAGATTTCCTCCCTGAG GTGCAAACCTTGTCCAAAGTTCATCACAAGAATCTCGTGACTCTACAAGGATATTGCCAGAACACGAAGTGCCTAGCCCTCGTTTATGACTTCATGCCCAGAGGAAATCTTCAGCAGCTTTTAAGAGAAG GAGATGACTACGGTTTGACTTGGGAACAGCGACTTCATATTGCACTTGATTCGGCACAAG GACTGGAATATCTACATGAGTCATGCACCCCATCAATAGTTCACAGAGATGTCAAGACCGCCAACATCCTTCTGGACAAGAACCTGGTGGGGATCATAGCTGATTTTGGGCTTTCGCGGGCTTTCAATGATGCGCACACACATATATCTACAGTTGCTGCTGGCACTCTCGGCTACCTCGACCCtgagtaccatgcaactttccagctCACCATCAAGACAGACGTTTACAGCTTCGGCATCGTGCTCTTGGAGATCATCACTGGCAAGCCCCCGGTATTGATGGACCCTCACACCTACCACCTACCAAACTGGGTACGCCAAAAGATTGCGAAAGGCAGTATTCAAGATATCGTGGACAAGAGGCTGTTGGATCAGTACGACGCCAATGCCCTGCAGAGCGTGGTGGATCTTGCCATGAACTGCGTAGAGAGTGCAGCCATCGACAGGCCAAGCATGACCGAGGTTGTTTCAAGGCTAAAAGTGTTGTTGCCAACAACTCCAAGCCAGAAACAGTATGCTTCCCCGTCCTCCACGAAGTCCATGAATGATGAAATGCGAAAGCAGTTCCAGCTGTTGATTTCTGGAGAAGTCAACGACGAGAGCTCCAGCTCCTTCCAGTCTGGCTATACCAGTCGGATGACACAACTGGTCCCCTTATCTGGACGGTGA